The Humulus lupulus chromosome 3, drHumLupu1.1, whole genome shotgun sequence genome window below encodes:
- the LOC133825407 gene encoding uncharacterized protein LOC133825407: MARRKTKPRNATTLVTRGTRKRGPNSSDKVLKAKAMDEILGVEAIEFDADDKTDEEGELGVGGSKVLEGVKIELDDIEDEIAYWNSALVCYVLGENPALSVFEGFTKRVWKDKGVDKIGVLAKRVFIIRFEAQSTKYNILNGGYMFFDRKPVVMKPWDAYTDYKRKEASSVPIWLQLHGLDLKYWGKKALFKILGQQEIHLTVHYEWLPITCRKCSGMGHLVDICTKEEEVRQKWVVKKKVEGAVPLEDFQKKDKEGFLPVTKGRKVIPEVVRDTKLTNSFQILEETRASLAGQVDIKHQGGGDPPCGNG; the protein is encoded by the exons ATGGCAAGGAGGAAGACGAAGCCAAGGAATGCTACGACACTAGTGACTAGAGGTACCAGGAAACGAGGGCCGAATTCATCTGATAAGGTTCTTAAGGCTAAAGCAATGGACGAGATTCTGGGAGTGGAAGCAATCGAGTTTGATGCAGATGATAAGACTGATGAGGAGGGG GAGTTAGGGGTTGGGGGTTCGAAAGTTTTGGAAGGGGTCAAAATCGAACTGGATGATATTGAAGATGAAATTGCTTACTGGAACTCGGCTTTGGTTTGTTATGTGTTAGGGGAAAATCCTGCTCTAAGTGTCTTTGAAGGATTTACTAAGAGGGTTTGGAAAGACAAAGGAGTTGATAAAATTGGAGTTCTGGCAAAAAGAGTGTTCATTATTCGTTTTGAGGCTCAAAGCACTAAATATAATATCTTGAATGGAGGCTATATGTTCTTTGATAGGAAACCGGTTGTGATGAAGCCCTGGGACGCTTATACTGATTACAAGAGAAAAGAGGCGAGCTCAGTACCTATTTGGCTGCAACTTCATGGATTAGATCTAAAATACTGGGGGAAAAAAGCTCTGTTTAAAATTCTAGGGCAG CAGGAAATTCACTTAACAGTGCACTATGAATGGCTTCCTATAACTTGTAGGAAATGTTCGGGCATGGGACATTTAGTAGATATCTgtacaaaagaagaagaagttaGACAGAAGTGGGTGGTCAAAAAGAAAGTAGAAGGGGCGGTTCCTTTGGAGGATTTTCAAAAGAAGGACAAGGAAGGATTTCTTCCCGTTACAAAGGGCAGGAAGGTGATACCAGAGGTGGTTAGAGATACCAAGTTGACTAATAGTTTTCAGATTCTGGAGGAAACAAGAGCTAGCTTGGCTGGGCAAGTGGATATTAAACACCAGGGAGGGGGAGATCCTCCTTGTGGAAATGGATAG